In the genome of Pelecanus crispus isolate bPelCri1 chromosome 17, bPelCri1.pri, whole genome shotgun sequence, one region contains:
- the LOC142595092 gene encoding protein kish-B, whose amino-acid sequence MTNVYSLDGLLVFGLLLVCTCAYLRKVPRLRSWLLSEKRGVWGVFYKAAVIGTRLHVPVAVSCVLMAFYVLVVK is encoded by the exons atgacCAACG TGTACTCGCTGGACGGGCTGCTGGTGTTCGGGCTGCTGCTGGTCTGCACCTGCGCCTACCTGCGGAAGGTGCCGCGCCTCAGGTCCTGGCTGCTCTCCGAGAAGCGCGGCGTCTGGGGCGTCTTCTACAAGG CTGCCGTCATCGGCACCCGGCTGCACGTGCCCGTGGCCGTCTCCTGCGTCCTCATGGCTTTCTACGTCCTGGTGGTGAAGTGA